Proteins co-encoded in one Brassica oleracea var. oleracea cultivar TO1000 chromosome C4, BOL, whole genome shotgun sequence genomic window:
- the LOC106338340 gene encoding uncharacterized protein LOC106338340, with the protein MATSSSSRSSSPPYVPPSWSASLPLPQIAHHRTGSAQPPCHRPSSVPSQTSRASEEDMGEVIPVTMKKEGGSSSSIKCPMLTSSNYTVWAMRMKITLKVHKAWEVIETESADGDKNDLATALLFQSIPEALILQVGDLDTANKVWDAIKLRHMGAERVREAQLQTLMAEFDQLQMKDSEKIDDFAGKLSEISSKSTALGVNIEEPKLVRKFLKCLPRKKYIQIVASLEQVLDLNNTGFEDIIGRLKAYEERTAQIFVSSSKKHKVENNETQNADKLMMHELVFLNEKNVVPEKFETNA; encoded by the exons ATGGCAACATCCTCATCATCTCGGTCATCTTCGCCTCCATACGTTCCTCCATCGTGGTCAGCTTCCCTTCCATTGCCACAAATCGCTCATCATCGCACTGGTTCTGCTCAACCGCCTTGTCATCGGCCTTCTTCGGTGCCATCGCAAACGTCCAG AGCTTCAGAAGAAGATATGGGAGAAGTGATTCCGGTGACGATGAAGAAAGAAGGCGGAAGTTCCTCGTCCATTAAGTGTCCGATGCTCACCTCGAGCAACTACACGGTATGGGCTATGAGAATGAAGATAACGTTGAAGGTACACAAAGCTTGGGAAGTGATTGAGACAGAATCTGCAGATGGCGATAAAAACGACTTGGCTACGGCCTTGTTGTTCCAATCTATCCCAGAAGCTCTTATACTTCAAGTAGGAGATCTTGATACAGCAAATAAAGTGTGGGATGCGATTAAACTGAGACATATGGGAGCCGAAAGAGTAAGAGAGGCACAACTGCAAACATTAATGGCTGAGTTTGATCAGTTGCAGATGAAAGACTCCGAGAAGATTGATGACTTTGCTGGAAAACTCTCTGAGATTTCATCAAAATCTACGGCGCTAGGAGTCAATATTGAAGAACCAAAACTCGTCCGAAAGTTCCTTAAGTGTCTCCCAAGAAAGAAGTACATACAAATCGTGGCTTCTTTGGAACAAGTGCTAGACCTAAACAATACAGGTTTTGAAGACATAATAGGGCGTTTAAAAGCATATGAAGAACGT ACTGCCCAGATCTTCGTCTCAAGCTCCAAGAAACACAAAGTCGAGAATAATGAGACGCAGAACGCAGACAAGCTCATGATGCACGAGCTGGTCTTCTTGAATGAGAAGAACGTAGTCCCGGAGAAGTTCGAGACGAATGCATGA